CAAAATGCTTAACAATGTTGCTCATAAAACTCAGTATATCACTTTTTATGTGGATCGATTAATGTTTTTCATCTGAGCGGCAATTTAGTATAATGTGGTTATTGCTTTTAAATAAAATGTAATTGGAGGGTACCTCATGTCCGACTTTAAATTATCCCTGGACAAGTATGCGGAACTGACTGTCAAAGTAGGAGTCAATGTACAAAAAGGGCAGACTTTAGTTGTCCATGCACCTGTAGAATCCGCTGAATTTATCCGCTTAATCGCCGCAAAGGCTTATGAAGCGGGTGCCCGCCTGGTCAAAGTGCTCTGGAATGATGAAGCCTTAACCCGGCTTCAATATGAGAAAGCATCTGATGACGTGTTTACGGAAAAACCAAAATGGTTTGTCGGTGAAATCGTTGAGCTTGTTGAGAACGGTGCAGCAGTTCTTCATGTACTTGCCGAGAACCCGGATCTCCTGAACGGTATCGATCCAGAAAGAATTGCGAACTTCTACAAGACACGTGGAGAAGCTATGAAGCAGTATCGTGCCTATCAGCAAGCTGATAAATTCAGTTGGTGCCTAATTGCCGTACCTTCCCCTGCTTGGGCTGCGAAAGTATTCCCAGACGTACCTGAAGCTGAGCAGATGGACAAGCTCTGGAATGCCATTTTCCACACGGTCCGTGTAGATCAAGAGAATCCGGTGGAAGCCTGGAACCGCCATTTGAACGTACTTGAAGAGAAATCGGCAGTCCTGAACGCCAAGAAATATAAGGCTCTGCATTACATAGCTCCAGGCACGGATTTGACCATTGAACTGCCAAAAGGTCATATTTGGGCACAAGGAGACAGCATTAACGAGCAGGGTCACGCCTTTGTTGCGAATATGCCAACAGAGGAAGTATTTACAGCTCCTCTGAAGACAGGCGTTAACGGAACGGTAAGCAGCACCAAACCGCTAAGCTATGCAGGTAATATCGTAGATAATTTCTCACTTACCTTCGAGAACGGACGAGTTGTCAGCTTTACGGCTGAGCAAGGTTATGAAACACTTGAGCGTCTGCTCAATATGGATGAAGGTGCTCGTTATCTCGGCGAAGTCGCTCTTGTTCCACACCAGTCTCCGATTTCAGAGTCGAACATCTTGTATTACAATACACTATTTGATGAGAATGCTTCCAACCACCTGGCAATCGGAAGTGCTTATGCTTTCTGCCTGGAGGGCGGAAAGGAAATGTCTCAGGACGACCTGGTTAAGCATGGACTGAATACAAGTGTAACTCACGTTGATTTCATGATCGGCTCAGGCGACATGGACATTAACGGAATTACCGAGGATGGAAAAGAAGAACCTGTATTCCGTAACGGAAACTGGGCATTTTAATTCAATATCACGTTCACAGCAGCCTCATCTCTTTGGAGTGACGGCTGCTGTGTTGTAATGACTAACACCTCTACTGCCCTATTATTGACCTGAGGTTGATTTATGAGTTTACTAATCATCAATTTGGAGGTTCTTACATGCTTACTTTTGAACAAAAACTGGAGCGTTACGCTGAACTGGCCGTTAAGGTTGGAGCGAATGTTCAACCAGATCAAATTCTTGTCGTTAACGCGATGATTGAAGCCGCTGAACTCGTTCGTCTCGTCGTAAAAAAAGCGTACGAAGCTGGTGCCAAGCTGGTCAAAGTCAATTACAGTGACGAAGTGGTAAACCGGATCCGTTACGATCTGGCTCCGGGCGAATCTTTCTTGGAGCCGCCGAAGTACCAGGCTGAGGAAATGACAGAGCTAGCGGAGAACGGTGCTGCCTTCATGACCATTCTTTCGGCAAATCCGGATCTCATGAAAGGTGTAAATCCAGAACGCATCTCCAATTACCAACGAACCTTTGGTGCTGCGATGGCCAAATACCGGCAATATCAACAGGCGGACAAGATGAGCTGGACCGGACTTGCTTTTGCATCACCAGATTGGGCAGCAAAGGTCTTCCCCGATGCTCCGCAGGATCAACAAGTCGACATGCTGTGGGATGCTATTTTCCAAGCGGTTCGTGCGGACCAGGAAGACCCGATTGCTGCATGGGAGAAACATATCGATACATTGCAGCATAAATCGGATGAGCTCAACAGCAAGAAGTACCACAAGCTTCATTTCGTATCCGAAGGCACAGACTTGACAGTTGAGCTACCCGAAGGACATATTTGGGCCCAAGCGGGAAGTCACAATGAAAAAGGCGATCGTTTTGTAGCGAACATTCCGACAGAAGAAGTATTCACAGCTCCTCTAAAAACCGGAGTTAACGGGACCGTACGCAGCACGAAGCCACTAAGTTATGGCGGAAACATTATCGACAACTTCTCAATTACGTTTAAAGATGGACGGATTGTAGAATATTCAGCTGAAGAAGGCCAAGATACGCTTGCCCGTCTCATTGAAATGGATGAAGGATCACATTATTTGGGCGAGGTTGCTCTGGTTCCTTATGCGTCACCTATTTCGGAGAGCGGGATTTTGTACTACACAACCTTGTTTGACGAGAACGCCTCCTGCCACTTGGCCATCGGTAGCGCATATGCTTTCAACCTTGAAGGCGGAAAAACGATGACTGCCGATCAGCTTGCCTCAAGCGGACTGAATGCAAGCATAACTCACGTTGACTTCATGATGGGTTCCAAAGAATTGAACATTACAGGCATTACCCATGATGGTCAGGAAGAACCGATCTTTATTAACGGAAACTGGGCTTAATCTATTCTGTCTGCTTCACAACCAAAGAGACCGCCGATTTAACGGCGGTCTCTTTGGTTTGAGCGGATTGAATATTAATTAACCCAAAAAAAAAGATGGCGAAGTAGCCAACTGATTGTACAATTTCATAAACTGATCCATATCGTAGGAGCCTCACGGCTCCATCTCCTTCCAAACCACTCCGCACTTGTAACCGTTACAAATGTAACAGTTCAATTTATCCGGCATTTTCCTCGTCATCCTGCAGTTAACCTCATTCTGTTCTGCGAGCAGCATCTACGTTCCAATACCTGAATCGTCATATGGTACTTCGGCGTCTCCAGTGCGTTCTCACTGCTGATCCGCTTCATCTATAAGGAAACAGAGCCTTCATCTGAATTGCAACATCAGAGAAATAATAAGCAGTGCAAGATCATAGGTTACAGGGTAGTCAAACTTCATCGCTAACATTCCAACTGAAATATTTCTAACTAGAAAATATTGGGCGCTTAATACGAAAATGATGTAAAATAATGAGAGGATTAGCAAGAGGATTCACCAGAGAGGAGAATAACGCGTGTCTAACCGATTGCAATTACTCCTCGCAGCAGATTTCAATGAAATAAGTGAACCTATGCAGGAAGAGGTTTATTATGAATTTTATGATTTGGTCTACGGACAGATTATGTATGTGCTCCGGGACCACGCTGCTGTTGAGGACATTATTCAAGAATCATTCATTAAAGTAATAACAAGCAAGCCGGTTTTTGATAATATAAACAAATTAAAAGCTTGGTTACGAGTGGTTTCTAAAAATACAACAATGAATTATTTAAGAAAAAATAAAAAATACCGTAACCAAGTCGATGTTGACCGTGTTTTTATAAGTGAAGAGGAATTGGTTGCTTCTTCCACTAATGTTGAACATCAGGTAGAGTCCAAAATGATGGAAGAATCCATTAAGAAATATCTAGAGCAGTTGAAGCCCGAATATCGGCTGCTCATCGAGTACCGCTGGAAGCACGGATTAACCTATAAGGAAATCGCCGAGCTGCTGAATACCCGGGAAGACATTGTGAAGCAGCGTCTATTCCGAGCCAGGGAATCTGTTAAGAAAATGCTATATAGGGAGTGGGGTGTTATGGATGAACAACGAAAAATATGATGATTGGTTTAACGAAGTTTTTGATGAGGCTTTTGAGCGTGCTGCTTCTCATTCCTCTACTCCTGATCATGACACCAAACGGGAATCTTGGCTACAGGTCAAGCAGCAGCTTGAGAGTAAATCTAGACGTAAACAACGCCGACGCAGATTTCAAATGGCAGGGATTATTGCCGCTTCTATGGCTATTGGAGCAATTTTATTTTCTCCGCCAACGATTACTCAGGCCGTATCACCAATTTATCAGCAAATCAAGGAATGGGGTGACGGTATCGTAACGATTATATCTGGTAAGGATGATTCGGTAACAGATACCGTGCCAAAGACGAGTCCACCACCTGGAAGGTCAGGAGAAATATACGAAAATTTAGGCGAAGAGGTTTTGTGGAGCAGTTCTGCGGAAGACAATAATTTGACATTAGAAGAAGTTAAGTCAAGGTTAACGTTTACGTACTCGGATTTCGAGTACATTCCTCAAGGATATAAGTTCCATGATGTACTTGTGGCTCCGATAAACGAAGAAGCATCGATTAATGACATTGCTATTCAATATGTGTCCGAGAGCGGCAAGATTCTGAACATTTCATATATCAATATAATTAACGGTCCCGTCTCAGTCAGCACCCTCAGCTCACCATCTTCTGAGAGTTTTCAGCTTAATTCAGGAACAGAAGCCTTATACACAAAAGGCATCGCCAGTTCTATACAATTTACACACAATGGTGTAATGATTCGAATCGTTGGTGAAATGAGCAAGGAAGAGCTGCTAAGAATGGCTAACAGCTTACCATAATGATGAAGGGCGTACCCATTATCGGGTACGCCCTTTATTATAATTGAATCAGTTCCCCATTAACAATGATTCTGTATACATGACCTGCGTTTCAGTTTTGCCATTCACCGTAGCAAAATGTATCGTTTTTCCACGGTAATAATAACCTTCGATTGCACTAAAAGACTTTGTCCCGTAATAACTGTTAGAATTTGTACTGCTACCGGAACTACTTGCGACTTCTACCCAGACGGAGCCCGTCCAGCGTTGAAGAAAAAAATCTACACCAATCGAGTTTGCGGTCTGACTTGCGTATGTATTTCCTGATATATCCATTCCAGAACTAGTTTTTCGAATAGAAGATACCGCATCGATTAAATATGAATTCATTGGATTTACGTTCATGATGTTCATCTCAACTGGAGGTGGAGTCGTTAATGCCCCGGCTATTTTGTCTTCTGTCGTATCAGCGGATGCGCCACCTGCAATCGCCAAGCTGACCAACAAAGTTGCTGTAAAAGCCGGTATTACGCGTGAAAGCTTCTTTACGTTTGACATAACATCACCTTTTCTCTCATGATTTTATCGAACATCCATATATTAACATACCCATACGACAAAGAAATGTCTTTTTCTTCATTTTTAGTATCAATTTAAAAAAAGACAACGGCTATAAGCCGCTGTCTTCTTAGTGCCATCGCATATATTATGCGCCGGCCTCCTCCTGTATCACCTGCTGTTTCAGCAAAGTAATGCGGGATATTCGTTTATTTTCCGTCTCTTCCACAACGAATAAATATTCGCCGTAAGAATATGACTGACCTTTATGCGGAAGGATGACCTCCAGTCGGGAAGACAACCAACCACCAATCGTATCATAATCCTCTGTATCCACATCCAGACCAAAATGGCCATTAATTTCGTTGATCAACATCAACCCATCAATAGAATACTCATCCTCAGACACGATTTCAATTCCCTGCCGCTCCTCATCAAACTCATCCTGAATTTCACCAACAATTTCTTCCATGATGTCCTCCAGAGTAACAAGGCCGGACGTACCACCGTATTCATCGATCAGAATCGCAATTTGCGTTTTGCTCCGTTGCATACGCTTCAGCAGTTCACTAATCTTCATCGATTCAGGAACCGCGATGATCGGGCGAATAAGTGAAATCTGGTCCCGGACATATCCCCGCATTAAATCCTTAATATGAATAAATCCAATAATATGGTCCTTATCCTCATCGCAGATCGGGTAACGGGTCCTCATTCCCTCATGGGCGATCTCGAGATTTTCCTGCATGGACAGATTGCTGTATAAACAGATCATATCCGTACGAGGAATCATGATCTCTCTTGCTGTTGTATCCGCAAATTCAAAAATATTATCTACCAAGGTCAGTTCCGTATCATTGATCAGACCAATCTCACTGCTTTCCTTCATCAGATCACGCAGTTCTTCCTCTGTGTGAGCCGTTCCCCGTTCAACGACAGGTGTCATCCGGAACAAGCGCAGAAGACCGTTCGATAAATTGTTAACTAACCAAATAACCGGATACGATATTTTATAGAAGATGTCCATCGGTCTTGCTGACAACATGATTATCGTTTCCGCCTTGCGGACAGCAACTGTTTTGGGTGCGAGTTCGCCTAATACGATATGCATCACTGCGATAAACGCAAATGCAATCACAATAGACACCACATGTAGCACTGTGTCTCCAAGTCCTAATACTTGAAACCATGGAGCTATCATGGACGCAATAGAACGTTCTCCGATCCATCCAAGTAGAAGCGATGAAGTCGTAATGCCGAGCTGGCAAGCGGACAAGTAAGCGTCCAGGTTGCGCAAAATCCGCTGGGCTATTTTTGCGTTCTTCTTTCTTTCTTCAACAAGTGCATCAATCCGGCTGCCTCTGACCTTTACGAAAGCCAGCTCAGCCGATACAAAAAAACCATTTAGTAATACTAAAAACAATATCAAGGATATTCCCAACCAACTCGGTAAAGGGTCACTCAATCGTTCTCCTATCCGCCGTATGAACTACTAAGACAGATAGGAACACCTCCTTCGGTTATTAAAAATGTGTGGGGCCATAACGCATAACAACGTAATCGGACAACGCGTCAACTTCCCAATGGTCTCATCTCCTTGTTTTTTTAACGTAAACAACCTATATAAGTAATTATATAGTTATACGATACACAGTCAAACGCTCTGTTATGAC
Above is a window of Paenibacillus uliginis N3/975 DNA encoding:
- a CDS encoding DUF4367 domain-containing protein, translating into MNNEKYDDWFNEVFDEAFERAASHSSTPDHDTKRESWLQVKQQLESKSRRKQRRRRFQMAGIIAASMAIGAILFSPPTITQAVSPIYQQIKEWGDGIVTIISGKDDSVTDTVPKTSPPPGRSGEIYENLGEEVLWSSSAEDNNLTLEEVKSRLTFTYSDFEYIPQGYKFHDVLVAPINEEASINDIAIQYVSESGKILNISYINIINGPVSVSTLSSPSSESFQLNSGTEALYTKGIASSIQFTHNGVMIRIVGEMSKEELLRMANSLP
- a CDS encoding aminopeptidase, which gives rise to MSDFKLSLDKYAELTVKVGVNVQKGQTLVVHAPVESAEFIRLIAAKAYEAGARLVKVLWNDEALTRLQYEKASDDVFTEKPKWFVGEIVELVENGAAVLHVLAENPDLLNGIDPERIANFYKTRGEAMKQYRAYQQADKFSWCLIAVPSPAWAAKVFPDVPEAEQMDKLWNAIFHTVRVDQENPVEAWNRHLNVLEEKSAVLNAKKYKALHYIAPGTDLTIELPKGHIWAQGDSINEQGHAFVANMPTEEVFTAPLKTGVNGTVSSTKPLSYAGNIVDNFSLTFENGRVVSFTAEQGYETLERLLNMDEGARYLGEVALVPHQSPISESNILYYNTLFDENASNHLAIGSAYAFCLEGGKEMSQDDLVKHGLNTSVTHVDFMIGSGDMDINGITEDGKEEPVFRNGNWAF
- a CDS encoding RNA polymerase sigma factor, with product MSNRLQLLLAADFNEISEPMQEEVYYEFYDLVYGQIMYVLRDHAAVEDIIQESFIKVITSKPVFDNINKLKAWLRVVSKNTTMNYLRKNKKYRNQVDVDRVFISEEELVASSTNVEHQVESKMMEESIKKYLEQLKPEYRLLIEYRWKHGLTYKEIAELLNTREDIVKQRLFRARESVKKMLYREWGVMDEQRKI
- a CDS encoding aminopeptidase, producing MLTFEQKLERYAELAVKVGANVQPDQILVVNAMIEAAELVRLVVKKAYEAGAKLVKVNYSDEVVNRIRYDLAPGESFLEPPKYQAEEMTELAENGAAFMTILSANPDLMKGVNPERISNYQRTFGAAMAKYRQYQQADKMSWTGLAFASPDWAAKVFPDAPQDQQVDMLWDAIFQAVRADQEDPIAAWEKHIDTLQHKSDELNSKKYHKLHFVSEGTDLTVELPEGHIWAQAGSHNEKGDRFVANIPTEEVFTAPLKTGVNGTVRSTKPLSYGGNIIDNFSITFKDGRIVEYSAEEGQDTLARLIEMDEGSHYLGEVALVPYASPISESGILYYTTLFDENASCHLAIGSAYAFNLEGGKTMTADQLASSGLNASITHVDFMMGSKELNITGITHDGQEEPIFINGNWA
- a CDS encoding hemolysin family protein → MSDPLPSWLGISLILFLVLLNGFFVSAELAFVKVRGSRIDALVEERKKNAKIAQRILRNLDAYLSACQLGITTSSLLLGWIGERSIASMIAPWFQVLGLGDTVLHVVSIVIAFAFIAVMHIVLGELAPKTVAVRKAETIIMLSARPMDIFYKISYPVIWLVNNLSNGLLRLFRMTPVVERGTAHTEEELRDLMKESSEIGLINDTELTLVDNIFEFADTTAREIMIPRTDMICLYSNLSMQENLEIAHEGMRTRYPICDEDKDHIIGFIHIKDLMRGYVRDQISLIRPIIAVPESMKISELLKRMQRSKTQIAILIDEYGGTSGLVTLEDIMEEIVGEIQDEFDEERQGIEIVSEDEYSIDGLMLINEINGHFGLDVDTEDYDTIGGWLSSRLEVILPHKGQSYSYGEYLFVVEETENKRISRITLLKQQVIQEEAGA